In Pararhizobium sp. A13, the genomic stretch TTCGACAGAGACAAGGCACTGGATGCAGCAGTGGGCGTATTTCGGGAGCACGGCTTCGAGGGCACGTCGACGGAGATGCTGGTGCGGGTCATGAAGATCGGCCGACAGAGCCTCTATGACACCTTCGGGGACAAGTGGGCGCTCTACCGCCTCGCGGTGGAACGTTATGCATCCGAGGAAACCGATGCGCACATTGCGATGTTGCGCGGTAAACCGCGAGCCCTTGATGGTATTGCGGCGATGATCGAGCGGGTGGTGGCAACCGCGAACCAGGCTTGCCTCGGCGTCAATTCAATCTGCGAATTCGGCCAGAGTCGGCCGGACCTTGCAGAGGTCCATCAGGCCACCGACCATAGGCTGAGAAGTGCCGCAAGCGCGCGGATCAGGCAAGCGCAGGACGCAGGCGACGTGGACAAATCGCTATCGGCAGATGCCGTGATTGATTTCCTCTTCGCCAGTATCGCCGGAATTCGGGTTGCCGCGCGCGGGGGAGCCGGTAGCGACAAACTCGCGTCCCTTGGACGGCTGGCACTTCGCGCGATCATGTAGCGGCAAAAAATTTTCCACAATTTTGGAACGATCAGTCAAGAAAGGAATGCAGATGAAAGCTGTTATCATGAACAGCATCGGTGACACCGATGTCATGGAAGTCGTGGATCGTCCGGAGCCGGCCGCGACGCCGGGACATGTTCTCGTCGAAATCGCCGTGGCGGGCGTGAACTTTATGGACATCGGTGTTCGCCAGGGTATGGCCTGGACGGAAACTCCAAATCCGAAAGTACTTGGTGTCGAAGGGGCTGGCCGCGTGCTA encodes the following:
- a CDS encoding TetR/AcrR family transcriptional regulator, which translates into the protein MARIKEFDRDKALDAAVGVFREHGFEGTSTEMLVRVMKIGRQSLYDTFGDKWALYRLAVERYASEETDAHIAMLRGKPRALDGIAAMIERVVATANQACLGVNSICEFGQSRPDLAEVHQATDHRLRSAASARIRQAQDAGDVDKSLSADAVIDFLFASIAGIRVAARGGAGSDKLASLGRLALRAIM